From a single Collibacillus ludicampi genomic region:
- a CDS encoding phosphatase PAP2 family protein — MNSKLQQIDQRIYMWFQHLTRRNRFVDRLALSIACHGPLFMLTILAIEFTFGTKKERWVVAGAIVAAIMGKIFNEGIRLRFYRQRPYHTLGTIPLLWKGEDASFPSNHASGAFALAFPLWLHGGTVGEIMLLFACLLALSRVYVGVHYITDVITGAVIGSLLGWFCESLVRWLT, encoded by the coding sequence GTGAACAGCAAGTTGCAGCAGATCGATCAAAGAATCTACATGTGGTTTCAACATCTGACGAGACGGAATCGCTTCGTTGATCGGTTGGCGTTGTCTATCGCCTGTCACGGACCTTTGTTCATGCTGACGATCCTTGCCATTGAATTTACCTTTGGTACAAAGAAGGAACGTTGGGTGGTAGCAGGGGCGATTGTGGCGGCGATCATGGGAAAAATTTTTAACGAAGGGATACGTTTGCGCTTTTATCGCCAACGTCCTTACCATACGCTGGGTACCATTCCCCTTCTTTGGAAGGGGGAGGACGCCTCATTTCCCAGTAACCATGCTTCGGGTGCATTTGCCTTGGCGTTTCCCCTCTGGCTACACGGTGGAACCGTCGGAGAGATCATGCTTCTATTCGCTTGCCTCCTGGCCCTCTCACGGGTGTACGTGGGTGTTCATTATATCACAGATGTGATCACTGGAGCGGTGATCGGAAGCTTGCTCGGTTGGTTCTGTGAGTCACTTGTTCGGTGGCTTACTTGA
- a CDS encoding acyl-CoA dehydrogenase family protein translates to MTITKKMIRGGAFLLENADPNDVFIPEDLTEEQRLIAQTTLDFVKGEVIPVAAQLEKLDIDLTVQLLKHAGEIGLLGADIPEAYDGLGLDKISSTLITEYMTRGGAFALSHGAHVGIGTLPIVYFGTKEQKEKYLPKLATGEWIAAYALTEPGSGSDALGAKTTAKLTADGTKYILNGTKQFITNAGFADVFVVYAKVDGEKFSAFIVERTFPGVSVGPEEKKMGIKASSTRPLILEDAEVPAENLLGEIGRGHVIAFNILNIGRYKLAAGCVGSSKDAIEISVKYANQRKQFGRPIASFPLIRAKLADMAIRTFALESMVYRTGGLFEGALSTFDGTDDKGASVAKAIAEYAIECSINKVFGSETLDFVVDEGVQIHGGYGFIQEYSIERLYRDSRINRIFEGTNEINRLLIPGTLVRKALKGELPLLESVQKLQGELMSVFPQVEEDDPLALMSAIIERAKKIFLFVGGLAVQKYQKDLEREQEILSNLADIAIDIFAGESAFLRAKKVWNRDPVTADLKVKMALAYAAESFVRIESIARTTLAAIDEGDTLRTQLSILKKLARQTPINTIRIKREIAEEIVKAEKYIC, encoded by the coding sequence ATGACGATAACAAAGAAGATGATCAGAGGAGGGGCATTCCTTCTGGAGAACGCAGATCCGAATGACGTGTTCATTCCGGAGGATCTGACGGAAGAACAAAGACTGATTGCACAAACGACACTTGATTTTGTGAAAGGGGAAGTCATTCCGGTCGCTGCTCAACTCGAGAAATTGGACATCGATTTGACTGTTCAACTGCTCAAACACGCGGGCGAGATTGGTCTGCTTGGGGCAGATATACCGGAAGCGTATGATGGTCTGGGGCTCGATAAAATTTCTTCCACACTTATCACAGAATACATGACAAGAGGTGGGGCTTTTGCTCTCTCCCATGGCGCTCATGTGGGGATTGGCACATTGCCGATCGTTTATTTCGGGACGAAAGAGCAGAAGGAGAAATATCTGCCCAAATTAGCGACAGGGGAGTGGATCGCCGCATATGCGTTGACGGAACCGGGATCCGGATCGGATGCGCTCGGGGCAAAGACAACAGCCAAATTGACGGCCGATGGCACGAAGTATATCTTAAATGGAACGAAACAGTTTATCACAAATGCTGGTTTCGCTGATGTTTTCGTAGTGTACGCGAAAGTGGACGGCGAGAAGTTTTCCGCGTTCATCGTAGAGCGTACATTTCCTGGAGTTTCCGTCGGCCCGGAAGAGAAGAAAATGGGGATCAAAGCGTCCTCGACCCGCCCATTGATTCTCGAAGACGCGGAAGTACCTGCGGAAAATCTGCTCGGGGAGATCGGACGCGGACATGTGATCGCGTTTAACATACTGAATATCGGCCGTTATAAGTTGGCGGCCGGGTGTGTGGGTTCCAGCAAAGATGCGATTGAAATTTCTGTAAAATATGCAAATCAACGTAAGCAGTTCGGACGTCCCATTGCATCATTTCCTCTCATTCGCGCCAAGTTGGCCGATATGGCGATACGCACATTTGCGTTGGAATCCATGGTCTACAGAACAGGCGGATTGTTTGAGGGTGCGCTTTCCACATTCGATGGTACGGATGATAAGGGAGCTTCCGTCGCAAAGGCGATCGCCGAATATGCGATCGAATGTTCGATTAACAAAGTGTTTGGTTCCGAGACGCTCGATTTTGTCGTCGATGAGGGCGTTCAGATCCACGGGGGGTACGGGTTTATTCAGGAATATTCGATTGAACGTTTGTATCGCGATTCGCGAATCAATCGCATTTTCGAAGGAACGAATGAGATCAACCGTCTCCTGATCCCCGGTACATTGGTTCGCAAAGCATTGAAAGGAGAACTTCCCCTCTTGGAATCTGTACAAAAGCTGCAAGGAGAATTAATGAGTGTTTTTCCGCAGGTAGAAGAGGATGATCCACTGGCGCTCATGTCTGCTATCATTGAGCGTGCGAAGAAAATCTTCCTGTTCGTTGGCGGACTTGCAGTACAGAAGTATCAAAAGGATTTGGAGAGAGAACAAGAGATTCTCTCAAACCTTGCCGATATCGCTATCGATATTTTCGCGGGCGAATCCGCTTTTTTACGCGCAAAGAAAGTATGGAATAGAGATCCCGTAACGGCGGATCTGAAAGTGAAAATGGCACTTGCCTACGCAGCGGAATCGTTTGTGCGCATCGAATCGATCGCCCGTACGACGCTCGCGGCCATCGATGAAGGAGACACGTTGCGAACGCAATTGTCCATCCTGAAAAAACTTGCGCGCCAAACACCGATCAACACGATTCGCATCAAACGCGAGATCGCGGAAGAAATTGTGAAAGCAGAAAAATATATTTGCTAA
- a CDS encoding acetyl-CoA C-acyltransferase: MREAVLVSGVRTAVGKAPRGSLRNTRPEDLGGIVVAELLRRTPGLEANEIEDVIIGCAMPEGEQGMNIARLIALRAGLPTSVPGQTVNRFCSSGLQTIALAAQQIMIGQANVIVAGGVESLSTVPMTGVKLAPNPWLMEHLPEVYMSMGHTAERVALRFGITREEQDRFALRSHRRAAQAIKEGKFRGEIVPVPVQEKIFADGQLQINERIFDTDEGVRPDTSLEALSQLKPVFHVNGSVTAGNSSQTSDGAAAVMVMSRDKANALGLKPLAIFRSFAVGGVDPDIMGVGPVVAIPKALKHAGLSINEVDLFEINEAFASQCVYVIKKLGIDPEKVNVNGGAIALGHPLGCTGTKLTISLLAELRRRNGKFGVVSMCVGGGMGAAGVFELVD; the protein is encoded by the coding sequence ATGAGGGAAGCGGTACTGGTATCAGGTGTGCGTACGGCGGTAGGCAAAGCGCCGAGGGGATCGTTGAGAAATACAAGGCCGGAGGATCTCGGGGGGATTGTCGTCGCGGAACTGTTGCGCAGAACGCCAGGACTCGAAGCCAATGAGATAGAGGATGTGATCATCGGTTGCGCGATGCCGGAAGGGGAACAGGGGATGAACATCGCCCGTCTGATCGCATTGCGTGCGGGCTTGCCAACGTCCGTGCCGGGACAAACGGTGAATCGATTCTGTTCTTCCGGCCTTCAGACGATTGCACTTGCGGCACAGCAAATCATGATCGGTCAAGCGAATGTGATCGTGGCAGGCGGGGTGGAAAGCTTGAGCACCGTACCGATGACCGGTGTTAAATTAGCCCCCAACCCTTGGCTTATGGAACATCTTCCAGAAGTCTATATGTCGATGGGGCATACGGCCGAGCGGGTCGCTCTCCGTTTCGGCATCACGCGTGAAGAACAGGATCGGTTTGCACTGCGATCCCATCGGCGTGCCGCACAAGCCATCAAAGAAGGAAAATTCAGGGGGGAGATCGTTCCTGTTCCCGTTCAGGAAAAGATCTTTGCCGACGGTCAGTTGCAGATCAATGAACGCATATTTGATACCGATGAAGGTGTGAGACCGGATACGTCATTGGAGGCGTTGTCCCAATTAAAACCGGTCTTTCACGTGAATGGTTCCGTTACTGCAGGGAATTCCTCGCAAACTTCGGACGGGGCTGCCGCTGTCATGGTAATGTCGAGGGATAAAGCGAACGCCCTCGGCCTGAAGCCACTCGCGATCTTCCGCTCTTTCGCAGTCGGCGGAGTTGATCCGGATATCATGGGGGTAGGACCCGTTGTCGCCATACCAAAGGCACTCAAACACGCGGGATTGTCTATCAACGAAGTGGATTTGTTCGAGATTAACGAAGCGTTCGCTTCCCAATGTGTCTACGTGATCAAGAAGTTAGGGATCGATCCGGAGAAGGTGAATGTGAATGGTGGTGCGATCGCGCTCGGACACCCGCTTGGATGTACCGGTACGAAATTGACGATCTCGCTTCTTGCAGAACTGCGCCGCCGCAACGGTAAATTCGGCGTGGTATCCATGTGCGTAGGCGGCGGTATGGGTGCGGCAGGCGTATTTGAGCTTGTCGACTGA
- a CDS encoding DUF2334 domain-containing protein, producing the protein MRRRRITISLLLMLSTLLGILPFAGATEPDNDYPSVHRQYALLRLEDVGPGGPYETKEQLGRLRTVIDYLADESVPFQVSVIPRDRRLMPPDKWTDISIEHPDEKSKPFIDLMKYAEKRGGILGMHGYTHQYGNKKRPDGFENTSIGREFDVSDAPETKTAAYAADKITKSLHAFQAAGLHPLYWESPHYADTRVQRDVFSSYMGILYEPNFQDIRSLKDVVYQEEINRWGSPSLGVVYIPAPLRFVQDGNSVDRILNEAKKGNVLASMYFHPYLDFPFLEPVLDANGKPVIRDGLPEYRYKPGSHSYLHRLVTGMRAEGYRFVSIFDVVPFAPAHRIPLPQGASFVKAEDLLGNGAADRVAIDQKRGRVYVQTKTLTWPRNQDSGDWQPWLDTHQPLTGKPLIGDFNGDGRLDLLLLQANGVCRLYVNTGIQFVHKRDYRLPVASQTILVDTMKGDGGAELIALDQQTGKIRSFRFVEDQVHTDTWQIPSLKTGRGEYLLADINGDGHADLIFWSHQEHVAYVSLSTGKGSFLPWHIGYRAIADASVTTGDVDGDGKADLILFYPKEGIWEVASSIGSSFMRREERFGPWARGENRFISTADLDGNRREDLLSYDPLSGVVDTALSYQGIR; encoded by the coding sequence ATGAGAAGACGGAGAATCACTATCAGCCTGCTTCTGATGTTAAGTACACTGCTTGGCATTCTACCGTTCGCAGGTGCGACAGAACCTGATAACGATTATCCCTCGGTTCATCGTCAATATGCATTGCTCCGGCTGGAAGATGTGGGTCCGGGAGGGCCTTATGAAACCAAAGAGCAGTTGGGTCGATTGCGCACCGTCATCGATTATCTCGCTGATGAAAGTGTCCCCTTTCAAGTATCCGTGATTCCGCGCGACCGTCGTCTGATGCCGCCAGATAAGTGGACCGATATTTCGATCGAACACCCTGATGAAAAGAGCAAGCCATTCATTGACCTCATGAAATATGCGGAAAAACGAGGCGGTATCTTGGGCATGCATGGGTATACTCATCAATATGGAAATAAGAAACGGCCGGACGGGTTTGAAAACACGAGTATCGGACGGGAGTTTGACGTTTCGGATGCTCCGGAAACAAAAACGGCTGCATACGCTGCAGACAAGATCACGAAAAGCCTGCATGCATTCCAGGCGGCAGGTCTTCATCCTCTTTATTGGGAATCTCCTCATTACGCGGATACTCGCGTGCAACGGGATGTTTTCAGTTCGTACATGGGGATCTTGTATGAACCTAATTTTCAAGATATTCGTTCTCTGAAAGATGTCGTTTATCAGGAAGAAATCAATCGTTGGGGAAGTCCAAGTTTGGGAGTTGTATACATCCCCGCTCCCTTGCGATTTGTTCAAGACGGAAATAGTGTGGATCGTATACTCAACGAAGCGAAAAAAGGCAATGTGTTAGCGAGTATGTATTTCCATCCCTATCTCGACTTTCCCTTCCTTGAACCTGTACTCGATGCGAATGGGAAACCGGTCATCCGCGACGGACTTCCTGAGTACCGCTACAAACCCGGTTCCCACTCGTATTTGCACCGATTGGTCACTGGTATGCGTGCAGAAGGGTACCGTTTTGTGTCGATCTTTGATGTGGTTCCTTTTGCGCCTGCACATCGGATTCCTCTTCCACAGGGGGCGTCTTTCGTGAAAGCGGAAGATTTGTTAGGAAACGGTGCCGCCGACCGGGTCGCCATCGATCAGAAAAGAGGGCGTGTCTATGTGCAAACGAAAACACTCACGTGGCCGCGAAATCAAGACTCAGGAGATTGGCAGCCATGGTTAGATACGCATCAACCTTTGACCGGTAAGCCGCTGATCGGCGATTTTAATGGTGATGGGCGTCTTGACTTACTGTTGCTGCAAGCGAACGGTGTTTGCCGGCTGTATGTAAACACAGGAATACAATTTGTTCATAAACGTGACTACAGGTTGCCCGTGGCTTCTCAAACGATCCTTGTCGATACGATGAAAGGAGACGGAGGAGCGGAATTGATCGCGTTGGATCAGCAGACGGGAAAGATCCGATCGTTCCGTTTCGTAGAGGATCAGGTGCATACAGACACTTGGCAGATTCCTTCTTTAAAAACCGGAAGGGGCGAGTATCTGCTCGCAGATATCAATGGAGACGGTCATGCGGATCTGATTTTTTGGTCCCATCAAGAACATGTCGCCTACGTGTCGCTCTCAACGGGCAAAGGCTCTTTTCTTCCTTGGCACATCGGGTATCGGGCGATCGCAGACGCATCGGTCACGACAGGGGATGTGGACGGTGACGGCAAAGCGGATTTGATCCTCTTCTATCCGAAGGAGGGAATTTGGGAAGTCGCTAGTTCCATAGGATCTTCTTTCATGCGCAGGGAGGAGCGGTTTGGTCCGTGGGCGCGCGGAGAAAACCGGTTCATTTCGACGGCTGATTTGGATGGCAACAGACGGGAAGACTTGTTATCTTATGATCCGTTAAGCGGAGTTGTAGACACGGCGTTGTCTTATCAGGGGATACGATAA
- the speD gene encoding adenosylmethionine decarboxylase, with translation MEFSTFGRHVAVDAWGVDFDLLNDPKFLEDMMVQAAEKCGATVLSTQSKQFEPQGATVLVLLSESHISIHTYPEKGFAALDCYTCGETVDPQIAMDFMISVLKPKAAYPKVLKRGVGEIEVIK, from the coding sequence ATGGAATTCTCGACTTTCGGAAGACATGTAGCAGTGGACGCATGGGGCGTCGACTTCGATTTGCTGAACGACCCAAAATTTCTTGAGGACATGATGGTACAAGCCGCCGAGAAGTGCGGTGCTACTGTGCTTTCCACTCAGTCCAAACAGTTTGAGCCTCAAGGGGCAACAGTACTCGTTTTATTATCGGAGAGCCATATCTCTATTCACACCTACCCTGAGAAGGGATTTGCTGCACTCGATTGCTATACGTGCGGTGAAACGGTGGATCCGCAGATCGCGATGGACTTCATGATCTCCGTATTGAAACCGAAAGCTGCATATCCAAAAGTCTTAAAACGCGGAGTTGGAGAGATTGAAGTTATTAAATAG
- a CDS encoding Cof-type HAD-IIB family hydrolase produces the protein MMYRIAFFDVDGTIYDGKTVSPKTKEAIQALKGKGIIPVICTGRAKPEAEWLLKMLGISYGVFNNGALVCHENKVIDKSPIPRVYVQKLLDRATRYDTTMMVCSIDNCYTNRPNCPTLVRIRKELGLSVPLPLTESLPECFQVIIFCQEHEESRFQLEEVEFSYHRWNPDAYDLNLRGMNKAVGVEKLLRHLGIPKEHALAFGDGLNDYAMLEYVGCGVKMGNGHPDLNHVADLTTKNIEEEGVYHALSHLLKVI, from the coding sequence ATGATGTACAGGATTGCTTTTTTTGATGTAGACGGAACGATCTATGACGGAAAAACGGTTTCGCCGAAAACGAAAGAAGCGATTCAAGCATTGAAAGGTAAAGGGATCATTCCTGTCATCTGTACGGGACGGGCAAAACCGGAAGCTGAATGGTTGCTGAAGATGCTCGGGATTTCCTATGGAGTGTTTAACAATGGAGCATTAGTTTGCCACGAAAATAAGGTCATTGATAAATCTCCGATCCCTAGGGTTTACGTACAAAAACTTTTAGACCGAGCAACCCGGTACGACACGACAATGATGGTGTGTAGCATCGACAATTGTTACACCAACCGTCCGAATTGCCCTACGCTCGTCAGAATCAGGAAAGAGCTCGGCTTATCGGTGCCGCTGCCTTTGACAGAGTCGCTTCCTGAATGTTTCCAAGTGATCATCTTTTGTCAGGAGCACGAAGAATCCCGCTTTCAACTTGAAGAGGTTGAATTTTCATATCACCGTTGGAATCCGGATGCATACGACTTAAATCTCAGAGGAATGAACAAAGCAGTCGGTGTGGAAAAATTGCTTCGTCATTTAGGGATTCCCAAAGAACATGCACTGGCATTCGGAGACGGTTTGAATGATTATGCAATGCTCGAATATGTCGGTTGCGGGGTCAAGATGGGGAACGGTCATCCCGATCTAAATCACGTAGCCGACTTGACGACGAAAAACATCGAAGAAGAAGGGGTATATCACGCACTTTCCCATCTGCTCAAAGTCATTTAA
- a CDS encoding cold shock domain-containing protein: protein MQGIVKWFSAEKGYGFIQRENGDDVFVHFSAIQAEGFKTLEEGQRVEFEIVEGARGPQAANVVKL from the coding sequence ATGCAAGGTATTGTAAAATGGTTTAGCGCAGAAAAAGGTTATGGATTCATTCAGCGTGAAAATGGCGACGATGTATTCGTTCATTTTTCCGCTATCCAAGCAGAAGGTTTCAAAACCCTCGAAGAAGGTCAAAGAGTGGAATTTGAAATCGTTGAGGGAGCACGTGGACCTCAAGCTGCTAACGTAGTGAAGCTGTAA
- a CDS encoding ferredoxin family protein, with translation MSGGIEDKLFTIRFKVDENSHLIIKDQEVCKNCATKECNYFCPADVYHWEGAYTSVAFENCIECGTCRIGCPTYNIEWVYPKGGHGITYKFG, from the coding sequence ATGAGCGGTGGCATTGAAGATAAACTGTTCACCATCCGTTTCAAAGTGGATGAAAATTCACATCTGATTATCAAAGATCAAGAAGTGTGCAAAAATTGCGCTACGAAAGAATGCAATTACTTCTGCCCGGCAGATGTGTACCACTGGGAAGGGGCCTACACTTCGGTGGCGTTCGAGAATTGTATCGAATGCGGAACTTGTCGGATCGGGTGCCCAACCTATAATATCGAATGGGTGTACCCGAAAGGCGGACATGGCATCACATATAAATTTGGTTAA
- a CDS encoding FAD-dependent oxidoreductase, with protein MANEKFDAIVVGAGPAGSAAAYTMAKAGLSVVLLERGEFPGAKNLFGGVLYRKQLEDILPDKWQEAPFERHIVEQRLWILDSQSAVTFGHRNEAFKHPYNCFTGMRVKFDQWFAGKAEEAGALPIYETVALELIREGDKVVGVRTDREDGDLYADVVVIADGVNSLLGKSLGIHREWSPDEVSLAVKEQIFLPKEKIMDRFNLEGDEGVTIEFIGETSKGMIGMGFLYTNKESLSLGIGVMVSELKRTRIKPYELLESVKQHPVIRKLIQGGETKEYAGHLIPEGGYHSIPPLSGNGWVICGDAAQLVNFVHREGTNLAMKSGQFAGEAIIEAKNRGDFSRATLSLYDQKVKESFVHKDLRKYRGLHGFLKEIDPKLAFTDLPRVLNEAAYEMLLVDGETKANKQRNAIKRMKETLGGTFSALKFGYKGWRAING; from the coding sequence ATGGCAAACGAAAAATTCGATGCGATCGTCGTGGGGGCGGGCCCAGCTGGTTCAGCGGCCGCCTATACGATGGCCAAAGCGGGACTTTCTGTCGTCCTGTTGGAGCGTGGGGAGTTTCCCGGTGCGAAGAACCTCTTTGGTGGGGTTTTGTACCGGAAGCAATTGGAAGATATCCTTCCGGACAAATGGCAGGAAGCCCCTTTTGAACGGCATATCGTGGAACAGCGATTATGGATTTTGGATTCTCAGTCGGCAGTCACGTTCGGTCATCGAAACGAAGCGTTTAAACACCCATACAATTGTTTCACGGGCATGCGCGTAAAGTTTGACCAATGGTTTGCAGGAAAAGCGGAAGAAGCGGGAGCACTGCCGATTTACGAGACAGTCGCCTTGGAACTGATCCGCGAGGGGGACAAAGTCGTCGGTGTGCGGACAGACCGAGAAGACGGGGATCTCTATGCGGATGTGGTCGTCATCGCTGACGGAGTGAATTCACTTCTGGGAAAATCGCTCGGCATTCATCGTGAATGGTCACCCGATGAAGTCTCACTCGCTGTAAAAGAGCAGATATTTTTGCCGAAAGAAAAAATCATGGATCGGTTCAATCTTGAGGGTGACGAAGGGGTTACCATCGAGTTCATCGGAGAAACCTCAAAGGGCATGATCGGTATGGGATTTCTCTATACGAACAAAGAATCTCTCTCCCTCGGAATCGGTGTCATGGTTTCCGAACTCAAACGTACGCGAATCAAGCCTTATGAGTTGCTGGAAAGTGTCAAGCAGCACCCGGTGATCCGCAAACTGATTCAAGGCGGGGAAACGAAAGAGTATGCCGGACACTTAATTCCGGAAGGGGGTTATCATTCCATTCCTCCACTTTCCGGAAACGGGTGGGTGATCTGCGGGGACGCTGCACAACTTGTTAACTTCGTTCACCGCGAAGGAACGAATCTTGCGATGAAATCCGGCCAGTTTGCGGGAGAAGCGATCATCGAGGCGAAAAATAGAGGAGATTTTTCGAGAGCAACGTTATCCCTTTATGATCAAAAAGTGAAGGAATCATTCGTACACAAAGATTTGAGGAAATATAGAGGACTGCATGGGTTCTTAAAAGAAATCGATCCTAAACTGGCATTTACCGATTTGCCGCGTGTTCTGAATGAAGCAGCTTATGAGATGCTCCTCGTCGATGGGGAAACGAAAGCCAACAAACAACGGAATGCGATCAAACGTATGAAAGAAACATTGGGTGGTACGTTCTCTGCGCTTAAATTTGGTTATAAAGGATGGAGGGCGATTAACGGATGA
- a CDS encoding electron transfer flavoprotein subunit alpha/FixB family protein, whose protein sequence is MAETKNQNNNADMPDWSAYRGVMVFIEQRGGQAKKVGWQLLGQGRKLADKLEVELIALVIGYGVEHLAEEAIYYGADRVILADAKELKDYRTRPYSRVALKVIEEVKPEIVLFGATGTGRDLAGAIATHLPTGLTADCTQLDVEPHPSRLLLASRPAFSEKMMATILCKQYRPQMATARAGVFEALPRDISRKGEIVQVENVLKEEEIAARVLEFIEANNKLNIEDAEIIVEGGWGVGGPEGFKPLQELADALGGMVGASRAAVDAGWISHDHQVGQTGHTVRPKLYFAIGISGAVQHTVGMQNSDVIVAINSDPNAPIFKFAHYGIVGDLFKIVPAITQAVKNKRGLFALQADQAAATKVKL, encoded by the coding sequence GCGGGGAGGGCAAGCCAAGAAAGTCGGGTGGCAGTTGTTAGGGCAGGGGAGAAAGTTGGCGGATAAGTTGGAAGTGGAATTGATTGCATTGGTGATCGGATACGGTGTTGAGCACCTAGCCGAGGAAGCAATCTATTACGGAGCCGACCGGGTGATCCTCGCAGATGCCAAAGAATTGAAAGATTACCGCACACGTCCTTATTCCCGTGTTGCTCTCAAAGTGATCGAAGAAGTGAAGCCGGAGATCGTCCTCTTCGGAGCGACGGGAACAGGGCGCGATCTCGCAGGTGCGATCGCTACACACTTGCCGACCGGATTGACGGCTGATTGCACACAACTGGATGTAGAACCGCATCCAAGCCGACTGTTACTCGCTTCTCGTCCTGCATTCTCCGAGAAGATGATGGCAACGATTCTTTGCAAACAATATCGCCCGCAAATGGCGACTGCCCGAGCCGGAGTATTCGAGGCGTTACCACGGGATATTTCTCGAAAAGGGGAGATCGTACAAGTAGAAAACGTTCTGAAAGAAGAAGAAATCGCCGCCCGTGTGCTTGAGTTTATCGAAGCGAACAACAAATTGAACATCGAAGACGCGGAAATCATCGTTGAGGGGGGATGGGGAGTAGGCGGGCCGGAAGGTTTCAAACCGTTGCAAGAGTTGGCGGATGCACTCGGAGGAATGGTAGGGGCCTCTCGTGCTGCTGTTGACGCCGGATGGATTTCTCACGATCATCAGGTGGGACAGACAGGCCATACCGTACGGCCAAAACTTTATTTTGCCATCGGAATATCGGGGGCGGTACAGCATACGGTAGGCATGCAGAATTCAGACGTGATCGTAGCGATCAACAGCGACCCGAATGCTCCCATCTTCAAATTTGCCCATTACGGAATCGTGGGTGATTTGTTTAAGATTGTTCCCGCCATTACACAGGCTGTCAAAAACAAACGCGGGTTGTTCGCCCTTCAGGCGGATCAGGCTGCAGCTACGAAGGTCAAATTATAG